From Deltaproteobacteria bacterium GWC2_65_14, the proteins below share one genomic window:
- a CDS encoding pyrroline-5-carboxylate reductase produces MKGIGFIGAGNMGEALIRGILAAKLLPPKELVVMDLRATRCEEMRERFGVSVAKDPAGLIRRCGTVVVAVKPQGVAGLLRSLSPTDARGRLFVSIAAGIPVRVFLDALGEKAAVVRAMPNTPAQVMRGSTGLFYSPAVTKVQKARAQKIFASVGTAVEFPREELLDAVTALSGSGPAYVFLFIEALADGAVRAGMPREEAVLLAASTVEGAARMVLTTGTHPGALKDMVTSPGGTTAAGLAALEVGAFRGTVLEAVHAAWKRCRELSG; encoded by the coding sequence ATGAAGGGAATCGGGTTCATCGGAGCCGGAAACATGGGGGAGGCGTTGATCCGGGGAATCCTGGCGGCCAAGCTGCTCCCCCCGAAGGAGCTGGTCGTCATGGACCTGCGCGCAACGCGCTGCGAGGAGATGCGGGAACGGTTCGGCGTCTCTGTGGCGAAGGATCCGGCGGGGCTGATCCGGCGCTGCGGGACGGTCGTCGTCGCGGTCAAGCCGCAAGGGGTGGCGGGGCTCCTGCGCTCCCTCTCGCCGACGGACGCCCGGGGAAGGCTCTTCGTCTCGATCGCCGCGGGGATCCCGGTCCGGGTCTTCCTCGACGCCCTCGGGGAGAAGGCCGCCGTGGTTCGGGCGATGCCGAACACGCCGGCGCAGGTGATGCGGGGCAGCACGGGGCTCTTTTATTCCCCCGCGGTGACGAAGGTGCAGAAGGCGCGGGCGCAGAAGATCTTCGCCTCGGTGGGGACGGCGGTGGAGTTCCCCCGCGAGGAGCTGCTCGACGCGGTCACGGCGCTTTCGGGATCGGGCCCCGCCTACGTCTTCCTCTTCATCGAGGCGCTGGCAGACGGCGCGGTCCGCGCGGGAATGCCCCGGGAGGAGGCGGTCCTGCTGGCGGCCTCCACCGTGGAGGGGGCGGCCCGGATGGTTCTTACGACCGGGACGCACCCCGGGGCCCTCAAGGACATGGTCACGTCGCCGGGGGGCACCACGGCGGCGGGGCTCGCGGCCCTGGAGGTCGGCGCCTTCCGGGGGACGGTGCTCGAAGCCGTCCATGCCGCCTGGAAGCGCTGCCGCGAACTTTCCGGCTGA
- a CDS encoding YggS family pyridoxal phosphate enzyme yields the protein MTRPENVQDRVLRVRERIERAAGRAGRSAREIRLVAVGKTHPPDRIGEAAAAGVTSFGENYVQEAEGKIRAYPGLEWHMVGKLQGNKVKKAVSLFSWVQTVDSSRLLSEISRRCVEAGTGMPVLLEVNLAEESSKAGISPGELPELVEAAEALAGVRLAGLMAIPPVFESPEESRPWFARLRKLLEDCAGRSTAGKGMRELSMGMSHDFEVAVEEGATMVRIGTAIFGSRPGRRG from the coding sequence ATGACGCGCCCGGAAAATGTGCAGGACCGGGTCCTCCGCGTGCGCGAGCGGATCGAGAGGGCCGCCGGCAGGGCCGGGCGTTCCGCCAGGGAGATCCGCCTGGTCGCGGTGGGGAAGACGCACCCCCCGGACCGCATCGGGGAGGCCGCCGCGGCCGGAGTGACCTCCTTCGGGGAGAACTACGTCCAGGAGGCGGAGGGGAAGATCCGCGCCTACCCCGGGCTGGAATGGCACATGGTCGGGAAGCTCCAGGGGAACAAGGTGAAGAAGGCGGTGTCGCTCTTCTCGTGGGTCCAGACGGTCGACTCCTCCCGCCTTCTCTCGGAGATCTCCCGGCGGTGCGTGGAGGCGGGAACCGGGATGCCGGTCCTGCTGGAGGTCAACCTGGCGGAGGAGTCGAGCAAGGCGGGGATCTCTCCGGGAGAGCTTCCGGAGCTGGTGGAGGCGGCCGAGGCGCTTGCCGGAGTGCGGCTTGCGGGGCTGATGGCCATTCCCCCGGTCTTCGAGAGCCCGGAGGAGAGCCGCCCCTGGTTCGCTCGCCTCCGGAAGCTTCTGGAGGACTGCGCGGGGCGGAGCACGGCGGGAAAAGGGATGCGGGAGCTTTCGATGGGGATGTCCCACGATTTCGAGGTGGCGGTCGAGGAGGGCGCGACGATGGTGCGGATCGGCACGGCCATCTTCGGGAGCCGCCCGGGGAGGCGGGGATGA